From Haloglomus litoreum, the proteins below share one genomic window:
- a CDS encoding J domain-containing protein — protein MNNSRLLLGMTAVFAGLAALMVVLAAVFRDPVPLFVAAAFGGASYLFWYQGSGKLRTSLYERVERRARANSGRERRGRADGGRGQRGGGRRASAGFGAGPREEWTPPGGRERWEYRYQQRGPGGTRGRAGGQVAARDGPTDGEAYATLGLEPGADETDVKRAYRRLVKETHPDTEDGDEEAFKEVTEAYEHLTD, from the coding sequence GTGAACAACTCGCGGCTCCTGCTGGGGATGACCGCCGTGTTCGCGGGGCTGGCAGCCCTGATGGTCGTCCTGGCAGCCGTGTTCAGGGATCCGGTGCCGCTGTTCGTGGCGGCGGCGTTCGGCGGCGCGAGCTACCTCTTCTGGTACCAGGGGAGCGGGAAGCTCCGGACCTCGCTGTACGAGCGCGTCGAGCGGCGCGCCCGCGCCAACAGCGGCCGTGAGCGTCGTGGCCGCGCCGACGGTGGCCGCGGGCAGCGTGGTGGAGGCCGCCGGGCCAGCGCCGGGTTCGGCGCCGGTCCCCGCGAGGAGTGGACGCCGCCCGGGGGCCGGGAACGATGGGAGTACCGCTACCAGCAGCGCGGCCCGGGGGGGACCCGCGGCCGGGCCGGTGGCCAGGTCGCGGCCCGCGACGGGCCGACGGACGGCGAGGCGTACGCCACGCTCGGGCTGGAACCCGGGGCCGACGAGACCGACGTGAAGCGGGCCTACCGCCGGCTCGTCAAGGAGACGCATCCGGACACCGAGGACGGCGACGAGGAGGCGTTCAAGGAGGTCACGGAGGCCTACGAGCACCTCACGGACTGA
- a CDS encoding type IV pilin N-terminal domain-containing protein, producing MKFSNLLGEENAVSPVIGVILMVAITVILAAVIGTFVLGLGDQVSDTAPSASFTFDYTNDTSATGDSLEVVHDGGDKIAANNLNASVNNAFINDDSATAGSKYKPANHVGTTFGTSGDVTAGTSDTLDESDFSFGGSGTTQQAADHLDLSKSTVRITWQSSNGGDTATLGKWTGPSA from the coding sequence ATGAAATTCAGCAACCTACTCGGAGAAGAAAACGCCGTTTCACCGGTCATCGGGGTCATCCTCATGGTCGCGATTACGGTGATTCTGGCCGCCGTGATCGGCACGTTCGTCCTCGGACTGGGCGACCAGGTATCGGATACCGCACCATCTGCGAGCTTCACATTCGATTACACTAACGATACGTCCGCTACAGGCGATTCACTGGAGGTAGTTCATGATGGTGGCGATAAAATCGCTGCTAACAACCTCAATGCCTCAGTGAATAACGCGTTCATCAACGACGATAGTGCTACCGCGGGTAGTAAGTATAAGCCAGCTAACCATGTTGGAACAACGTTTGGTACCAGTGGTGACGTTACTGCTGGGACCTCCGATACGCTGGATGAATCTGACTTCAGCTTCGGCGGAAGTGGTACTACTCAACAGGCCGCGGACCACCTGGACCTCAGTAAGTCGACTGTCCGGATAACTTGGCAGTCCTCGAACGGCGGCGATACGGCCACGCTCGGCAAGTGGACTGGCCCAAGCGCATAA
- the infB gene encoding translation initiation factor IF-2, whose product MSNADADADAEDETAPGDLRTPIVAVLGHVDHGKTTLLDKIRGSAVTEGEAGAITQHIGATAVPLDVISELSGALVDPDDFDLPGLLFIDTPGHHSFSTLRSRGGALADIAILVVDVNDGFQPQTLEAIDILKRTQTPFVVAANKVDTVPGWNPQPDTPIQQSMAAQSDRAESDLNERLYEIIGQMSDNEFSSDMYWRVQNFRSNIGVVPCSAMTGEGVPDLLAVMMGLSQRYMKEEMSIDTSGPGAGTVLEVKEEQGFGTTIDVVLYDGTVREDDTIVVGGQNDPIVTEVRALLQPRPLAEIRTESRFENVDEVVAAAGIKIAAPDLDRAMAGAPVRVVRDQDLDDVIAEVEQELAQFEVHTAEEGVVVKADTLGSLEAIADALEDAEVPIVRAEVGDVAPRDIAVADTANEPKHETILAFNVDVLPDAARRAEETGVRIFEDDVIYQLVEEYEEYVAEIERAQQENVLDKIARPARFQILKDHTFRQSNPAVVGVEVMSGTLKRNSKIVKWEGNEATRVGDLKSIQDEGEDIDELRAGERAAVSIDGPTVGRQIEEGDELWAELPEKHAKILEQELSDEIPADELEALGMYLDKHRKRDPFWGK is encoded by the coding sequence ATGTCAAACGCCGACGCCGACGCCGACGCCGAGGACGAGACAGCCCCCGGCGACCTCCGGACGCCCATCGTGGCCGTGCTCGGCCACGTCGACCACGGGAAGACGACGCTGCTCGACAAGATCCGCGGCTCCGCGGTGACGGAGGGCGAGGCCGGTGCCATCACCCAGCACATCGGGGCCACGGCGGTCCCGCTGGACGTCATCTCGGAGCTGTCGGGCGCACTCGTGGACCCGGACGACTTCGACCTGCCGGGACTGCTGTTCATCGACACGCCGGGCCACCACTCGTTCTCCACGCTCCGCTCGCGCGGGGGGGCCCTGGCCGACATCGCCATCCTCGTCGTCGACGTGAACGACGGCTTCCAGCCACAGACGCTCGAGGCCATCGACATCCTCAAGCGGACCCAGACCCCGTTCGTCGTGGCCGCCAACAAGGTCGACACCGTCCCGGGCTGGAACCCACAGCCTGACACCCCCATCCAGCAGTCGATGGCGGCCCAGTCCGACCGCGCCGAGTCCGACCTCAACGAGCGCCTCTACGAGATCATCGGCCAGATGTCCGACAACGAGTTCTCCTCGGACATGTACTGGCGGGTCCAGAACTTCCGCTCGAACATCGGCGTCGTCCCCTGCTCGGCGATGACCGGCGAGGGCGTCCCGGACCTGCTGGCCGTGATGATGGGCCTCTCCCAGCGGTACATGAAAGAGGAGATGTCCATCGACACCTCCGGCCCGGGCGCCGGAACCGTCCTCGAGGTCAAGGAGGAGCAGGGCTTCGGCACCACCATCGACGTGGTGCTGTACGACGGGACCGTCCGCGAGGACGACACCATCGTCGTCGGCGGGCAGAACGACCCCATCGTGACGGAGGTCCGCGCGCTGCTGCAGCCCCGGCCCCTGGCCGAGATCCGGACGGAGAGCCGGTTCGAGAACGTCGATGAGGTGGTCGCCGCGGCCGGTATCAAGATCGCCGCACCCGACCTCGACCGCGCGATGGCCGGCGCGCCCGTCCGCGTGGTCCGCGACCAGGACCTCGACGACGTCATCGCGGAGGTCGAGCAGGAACTCGCGCAGTTCGAGGTCCACACCGCCGAGGAGGGTGTCGTGGTGAAGGCCGACACCCTGGGTTCGCTGGAGGCCATCGCCGACGCCCTGGAGGACGCCGAGGTCCCCATCGTCCGCGCGGAGGTCGGCGACGTGGCCCCCCGTGACATCGCGGTCGCGGACACCGCCAACGAGCCCAAACACGAGACCATCCTCGCGTTCAACGTGGACGTCCTGCCCGACGCCGCCCGCCGCGCCGAGGAGACCGGCGTCCGCATCTTCGAGGACGACGTCATCTACCAGCTCGTCGAGGAGTACGAGGAGTACGTCGCCGAGATCGAGCGCGCCCAGCAGGAGAACGTCCTCGACAAGATCGCCCGCCCGGCCCGCTTCCAGATCCTCAAGGACCACACCTTCCGCCAGTCCAACCCCGCCGTCGTCGGCGTCGAGGTCATGTCGGGCACGCTGAAGCGCAACTCGAAGATCGTCAAGTGGGAGGGCAACGAGGCGACCCGGGTGGGCGACCTCAAGTCCATCCAGGACGAGGGCGAGGACATCGACGAACTCCGCGCGGGTGAGCGCGCCGCCGTCTCCATCGACGGCCCCACCGTCGGCCGCCAGATCGAGGAGGGCGACGAACTGTGGGCCGAACTCCCGGAGAAGCACGCGAAGATCCTCGAACAGGAGCTCTCCGACGAGATCCCCGCCGACGAACTCGAGGCACTCGGGATGTACCTCGACAAGCACCGCAAACGGGACCCGTTCTGGGGGAAGTAG
- the radB gene encoding DNA repair and recombination protein RadB, which translates to MSESIPTGCSTVDELLDGGLERGAVTQIYGPPAAGKTNLALSAAVGVAARGGTALYIDTEGLSVDRLEQLARARVEEMDDPDATVEDLASRIIITEAYDFDEQAEAVRDAAEFADRVDLVVLDSATGFYRLARDDEDGGAALRDVARQVTHLLSLARKHDLAVVITNQVYADPDSESERPRPLGGHTLTHWSGVVLRVERFRAGNRRATLEKHRSKAAGETARFRITENGLEGVEEGAPAEF; encoded by the coding sequence GTGAGCGAGTCCATCCCGACGGGGTGTTCGACGGTCGACGAGCTGCTGGACGGCGGGCTGGAACGCGGCGCCGTGACCCAGATCTACGGTCCGCCTGCGGCCGGGAAGACGAACCTCGCGCTGTCGGCCGCCGTCGGGGTCGCGGCCCGCGGCGGGACCGCCCTCTACATCGACACGGAGGGGCTCTCGGTCGACCGGCTCGAACAGCTCGCGCGGGCACGCGTCGAGGAGATGGACGATCCCGACGCCACCGTCGAGGACCTCGCCTCGCGCATCATCATCACGGAGGCGTACGACTTCGACGAGCAGGCCGAGGCGGTGCGCGATGCCGCGGAGTTCGCCGACCGCGTCGACCTCGTCGTACTCGATTCGGCGACGGGCTTCTACCGGCTCGCACGCGACGACGAGGACGGCGGCGCCGCGCTCCGGGACGTGGCTCGGCAGGTGACACACCTGCTCTCGCTCGCGCGCAAGCACGACCTCGCGGTGGTCATCACGAACCAGGTGTACGCCGACCCCGACAGCGAGTCCGAGCGCCCGCGCCCGCTCGGCGGGCACACGCTGACCCACTGGTCCGGCGTCGTGCTGCGGGTCGAGCGGTTCCGGGCGGGGAACCGGCGCGCCACGTTGGAGAAACACCGCTCGAAGGCTGCGGGGGAGACGGCACGGTTCCGGATCACGGAGAACGGGCTGGAGGGTGTCGAGGAAGGGGCGCCCGCGGAGTTCTGA
- a CDS encoding DUF5811 family protein yields the protein MHGNTPYAGAEDEETTSAQRRSLRRDLASVTASTRSLLTDDFVVGGEVTDGANGLSATVAVRPPVGQVVTVQLDPEDLTGDLASELAAGAALQVLRSPEGVPDHAS from the coding sequence ATGCACGGAAACACGCCGTACGCGGGGGCCGAGGACGAGGAGACGACGAGCGCCCAGCGGCGCTCCCTCCGGCGCGACCTCGCGTCGGTGACAGCCTCGACGCGCTCGCTGCTCACGGACGACTTCGTCGTCGGCGGCGAGGTGACCGACGGTGCCAACGGCCTCAGCGCGACCGTCGCGGTCCGGCCGCCGGTGGGCCAGGTCGTGACGGTCCAGCTCGATCCGGAGGACCTGACCGGGGACCTCGCCTCGGAGCTCGCGGCCGGGGCCGCACTGCAGGTGCTGCGCTCGCCCGAGGGCGTCCCGGACCACGCGTCGTAA
- a CDS encoding 50S ribosomal protein L16 → MSDKPASMYRDIDKPSYTRREYITGIPGSKIAQHKMGQIKKDEDEYEVQISLLVEESCQLRHGSLEASRLSANRRMLKVLGEDGDYKMILRKFPHQVLRENKQATGAGADRVSDGMRQAFGKIVGTAARVQKGDQLFTAWCHPEDADTVKDAFRRAYNKISPPCRIVVERGEETLIS, encoded by the coding sequence ATGAGCGACAAACCGGCCTCGATGTACCGGGACATCGACAAGCCGTCGTACACGCGACGGGAGTACATCACGGGCATCCCGGGCTCGAAGATCGCACAGCACAAGATGGGCCAGATCAAGAAGGACGAGGACGAGTACGAGGTCCAGATCTCGCTGCTCGTCGAAGAGTCCTGCCAGCTCCGCCACGGCTCGCTGGAGGCCTCGCGCCTGTCGGCCAACCGCCGGATGCTGAAGGTGCTCGGCGAGGACGGCGACTACAAGATGATCCTCCGGAAGTTCCCCCACCAGGTCCTGCGCGAGAACAAGCAGGCGACCGGGGCCGGCGCCGACCGTGTCTCCGACGGGATGCGCCAGGCGTTCGGCAAGATCGTCGGCACCGCCGCCCGCGTCCAGAAGGGCGATCAGCTGTTCACCGCCTGGTGCCACCCCGAGGACGCCGACACCGTCAAGGACGCCTTCCGCCGCGCCTACAACAAGATCTCCCCGCCGTGTCGCATCGTCGTCGAGCGCGGCGAGGAGACGCTCATCTCCTGA
- a CDS encoding type IV pilin N-terminal domain-containing protein, translated as MKFGNLLSDDDAVSPVIGVILMVAITVILAAVIGTFVLGLGDQVSNTSPQASFTFDQESVSGYDNDNTNPLTLKEVTVTHDGGDKISESQLSIKVNGNPAVDITQQGSGAADDSAAPFGGSGDVSAGTSVKVDAIYTGNSFSGDTGAGTITYGSSSINGNFEQLESDDELRVTWQSSNGGDTATLGKFTVE; from the coding sequence ATGAAATTCGGAAATCTACTCAGCGACGATGACGCCGTTTCACCGGTCATCGGGGTCATCCTTATGGTCGCGATTACGGTGATTCTGGCGGCCGTGATCGGTACCTTCGTGCTCGGTCTCGGCGATCAGGTCTCGAACACGAGCCCGCAGGCGAGCTTCACGTTCGATCAGGAGTCGGTGTCTGGGTACGACAACGACAACACAAACCCTCTGACTCTCAAAGAAGTGACTGTGACCCACGACGGTGGTGACAAGATTTCCGAGAGTCAACTTTCGATTAAGGTCAACGGAAACCCGGCTGTGGACATCACTCAGCAGGGCTCGGGAGCTGCCGACGATTCCGCTGCCCCATTCGGCGGTTCTGGTGATGTTTCCGCCGGCACATCTGTCAAAGTCGACGCCATCTACACAGGGAACTCGTTCAGTGGCGATACCGGGGCTGGCACTATCACGTACGGTAGCAGTAGTATCAACGGCAACTTTGAACAACTCGAGAGTGACGACGAGCTTCGCGTGACGTGGCAATCCTCGAACGGCGGCGACACGGCCACGCTCGGAAAGTTCACGGTCGAATAA
- a CDS encoding dihydrofolate reductase family protein: MDSEGVTLYVATSVDGYIADADGGVGWLDEIAEDAPADEVSSYEAFFETVDCLVMGSRTYEQILGFGEWPYGDRPTYVTTGRDLPLATDQVELVDRALAPLVDDLGERHGHVWLVGGAALAQAFLREGLVDELRLALVPTVLGDGIGLFDGETGAHDLTLLDSSRYAAGLVEVRYAVSG; encoded by the coding sequence ATGGATTCCGAGGGTGTCACCCTGTACGTCGCGACGAGCGTCGACGGTTACATCGCCGACGCGGACGGCGGCGTCGGTTGGCTCGACGAAATCGCGGAGGACGCTCCGGCCGACGAGGTGAGTAGTTACGAGGCCTTCTTCGAGACGGTCGACTGTCTCGTGATGGGCTCGCGGACGTACGAGCAGATACTCGGGTTCGGCGAGTGGCCGTACGGTGACCGTCCGACGTACGTGACGACCGGGCGCGACCTCCCGCTGGCGACGGACCAGGTCGAGCTGGTCGACCGCGCCCTCGCCCCCCTCGTCGACGACCTCGGAGAGCGCCACGGCCACGTCTGGCTGGTCGGTGGCGCGGCCCTGGCGCAGGCGTTCCTCCGCGAGGGACTCGTCGACGAACTCCGGCTCGCGCTCGTCCCGACGGTCCTCGGGGACGGGATCGGGCTGTTCGACGGGGAGACGGGCGCTCACGACCTGACGCTCCTCGACTCGAGCAGGTACGCCGCGGGCCTCGTCGAGGTCCGGTATGCGGTCTCCGGGTGA
- a CDS encoding type IV pilin N-terminal domain-containing protein — translation MQLKNVFGDDDAVSPVIGVILMVAITVILAAVIGTFVLGLGDQVSNTSPQASFTFDFNDEANYDGSSGVDGDQLEITHDGGDKIPATTLSASWQTSANLSSTSNPSSPSTATSENFADTGLKDDDDVVAGTTVYLQTTSSSTELNGDTVRITWESSNGGDSATLGKWTGPNA, via the coding sequence ATGCAACTCAAAAACGTATTCGGCGACGACGACGCCGTCTCACCGGTCATCGGGGTCATCCTCATGGTCGCGATTACGGTCATCCTCGCCGCCGTCATTGGCACATTCGTCCTCGGACTGGGCGACCAGGTATCGAACACGAGTCCGCAGGCTAGCTTCACCTTCGACTTCAATGACGAAGCTAACTACGACGGGTCTTCTGGTGTTGACGGCGATCAGCTCGAGATAACGCATGATGGCGGTGATAAGATTCCTGCAACTACTTTGAGTGCCAGTTGGCAAACTTCAGCGAATCTGTCAAGCACATCTAACCCGAGTTCGCCATCGACAGCAACCTCGGAGAACTTCGCCGATACAGGGCTTAAGGATGACGACGATGTCGTGGCAGGTACGACGGTGTACCTGCAGACTACATCTTCCTCAACGGAGCTAAACGGCGACACCGTACGAATCACGTGGGAGTCCTCGAACGGTGGAGACTCTGCCACCCTCGGCAAATGGACCGGCCCCAACGCGTAA
- a CDS encoding CBS domain-containing protein yields the protein MDIADIATREYVQVDSDERLAKVRSLFDRENPKSVVVTEDDEYVGVITERQLLQSHVEDDTKASRMVQTAPQVERTANVRDVARMLVEGGVKLAPVFEADRLWGVVTEDAILEAVLDNLDVLTVEQIATNEVTTLPEDASVGRAINRLRENGISRLPVVNENGRLVGMLTTHDIAEFVVQRKDRTTRGDRAGDIDRVLDLPVADLMSSPVATVTEGESVREAVETMLENDYAGLVVTPDEDDDLIAGILTKTDVLRALSYTEEEHMDVQITNVALLETISREEIVRSIEGTTDKFAKMQVQHAHVRFHEHDEKLRGTPLVQCQIRLRTNVGQMAGSGEGYGAESAFHVALDTLERNVLEQKGMRADEEYEGQLLRKLGEL from the coding sequence ATGGACATCGCAGATATCGCGACCCGCGAGTACGTGCAGGTGGACAGTGACGAACGGTTGGCCAAGGTCCGGTCCCTGTTCGATCGTGAGAACCCGAAGAGCGTCGTCGTGACCGAGGACGACGAGTACGTCGGGGTCATCACGGAGCGGCAGCTCCTCCAGTCCCACGTCGAGGACGACACCAAGGCCTCGCGGATGGTCCAGACGGCGCCGCAGGTCGAGCGGACCGCCAACGTCCGGGACGTGGCGCGGATGCTCGTGGAAGGTGGCGTGAAGCTGGCGCCCGTCTTCGAGGCCGACCGGCTCTGGGGGGTCGTCACGGAGGACGCCATCCTCGAGGCGGTCCTGGACAACCTCGACGTGCTGACGGTCGAGCAGATCGCCACGAACGAGGTCACGACGCTCCCCGAGGACGCGAGCGTCGGGCGCGCGATCAACCGCCTCCGGGAGAACGGCATCTCGCGGCTCCCCGTGGTCAACGAGAACGGGCGGCTGGTGGGGATGCTGACGACCCACGACATCGCGGAGTTCGTCGTCCAGCGGAAGGACCGAACGACTCGGGGCGACCGCGCGGGCGACATCGACCGCGTGCTGGACCTCCCGGTCGCGGACCTGATGAGCAGCCCCGTCGCGACCGTGACCGAGGGCGAGTCCGTCCGCGAGGCCGTCGAGACGATGCTGGAGAACGACTACGCCGGTCTCGTGGTCACGCCGGACGAGGACGACGACCTCATCGCCGGCATCCTCACGAAGACGGACGTGCTGCGTGCGCTCTCGTACACGGAGGAGGAGCACATGGACGTCCAGATCACGAACGTCGCGCTGCTGGAGACCATCTCGCGCGAGGAGATCGTCCGCTCCATCGAGGGGACCACGGACAAGTTCGCGAAGATGCAGGTCCAGCACGCCCACGTCCGCTTCCACGAGCACGACGAGAAGCTCCGAGGGACGCCGCTGGTGCAGTGCCAGATCCGCCTCCGGACGAACGTCGGGCAGATGGCGGGCTCCGGCGAGGGCTACGGCGCCGAATCCGCCTTCCACGTCGCGCTCGATACGCTCGAGCGGAACGTCCTCGAGCAGAAGGGGATGCGGGCCGACGAGGAGTACGAGGGCCAGCTTCTGCGGAAGCTGGGCGAGCTGTAA
- a CDS encoding universal stress protein: MEADLVLAPVDGSDNAAEAFEYAVTVADRYDAAVHVLFVLGEEISRRVQDGTIDSETAVETTEAAVDPILDRLDETGLESTHSSAYGYSTQRLTQHPGSVIVEVSEQLGADFIVLPREPVTGDPVATIEKAAQYVIAHADQPVLSV, from the coding sequence ATGGAGGCGGACCTGGTGCTGGCACCGGTCGACGGGAGCGACAACGCCGCCGAGGCGTTCGAGTACGCCGTCACGGTCGCCGACCGCTACGACGCGGCAGTTCACGTCCTGTTCGTCCTCGGCGAGGAGATCTCCCGCCGGGTGCAGGACGGGACCATCGACAGCGAGACCGCAGTCGAGACGACGGAGGCGGCCGTCGACCCCATCCTCGACCGGCTCGACGAGACCGGCCTGGAGTCGACACACTCGTCGGCGTACGGCTACTCGACCCAGCGACTGACCCAGCACCCGGGCAGCGTCATCGTCGAGGTGTCCGAGCAACTGGGCGCCGACTTCATCGTCCTGCCGCGCGAGCCGGTCACGGGCGACCCGGTGGCGACCATCGAGAAGGCCGCGCAGTACGTCATCGCACACGCGGACCAGCCCGTCCTCTCGGTCTGA
- a CDS encoding plastocyanin/azurin family copper-binding protein has product MERRRFLRAVAAAGIPVALAGCTDDGGDGGDGGASPTDTDEPTPSPTGGMGTESDQMTPTATDEPTATDSPTATDSPTATKEPTPTATATPQPDQTVVVAPEGRLRFDPASFSISTGDTVLWEWGGGGHNVSPGSQPDGASWPGDDESLYSGGHAHVYTFDVAGSYEYHCDPHRSSGMRGSFTVE; this is encoded by the coding sequence ATGGAACGACGACGATTCCTCCGCGCGGTAGCGGCCGCTGGAATCCCGGTCGCGCTCGCAGGTTGTACGGACGATGGCGGCGACGGCGGCGACGGCGGCGCCAGCCCGACGGACACCGACGAGCCCACCCCGTCACCCACGGGGGGGATGGGCACGGAGAGCGACCAGATGACTCCGACCGCGACCGACGAGCCCACCGCGACGGACTCACCTACCGCGACGGACTCGCCGACGGCCACGAAGGAGCCCACGCCCACCGCGACGGCGACGCCACAGCCCGACCAGACGGTCGTCGTCGCGCCCGAGGGTCGGCTCCGGTTCGACCCGGCATCGTTCAGCATCTCGACCGGCGACACCGTCCTCTGGGAGTGGGGCGGCGGCGGCCACAACGTCAGCCCCGGTTCCCAGCCGGACGGCGCGAGCTGGCCCGGCGACGACGAGAGCCTCTACTCCGGCGGGCACGCGCACGTCTACACGTTCGACGTGGCCGGGTCGTACGAGTACCACTGCGACCCCCACCGGTCCTCGGGGATGCGCGGCTCGTTCACCGTCGAGTGA
- a CDS encoding PRC-barrel domain-containing protein has protein sequence MSEILAENLSGKTVMGADGAELGMLYNVTMDLKTGTLQNLIVDPGESAPRESAFQRNDHGHFLVPIGDVQAVRDHIVVAR, from the coding sequence ATGTCGGAGATCCTGGCCGAGAACCTCTCGGGCAAGACGGTGATGGGCGCCGACGGGGCCGAACTGGGTATGCTGTACAACGTCACGATGGACCTCAAGACCGGGACGTTGCAGAACCTGATCGTCGACCCCGGGGAGTCCGCGCCCCGTGAATCGGCGTTCCAGCGCAACGACCACGGGCACTTCCTCGTCCCCATCGGCGACGTGCAGGCCGTCCGCGACCACATCGTCGTCGCGCGGTAA
- a CDS encoding type IV pilin N-terminal domain-containing protein: MQFSNLFGDDDAVSPVIGVILMVAITVILAAVIGTFVLGLGDQVSNTSPQASFTFDFDESASLGSSDCGDISSSGAGSNGILTITHDGGDGIEAGQMSVSVASSTDLTSCGFSAGDTVSAGTSWTAQVNGGDTLRVTWESSNGGDTATLGKWTGPAA, encoded by the coding sequence ATGCAATTCAGTAACCTATTCGGCGACGACGACGCCGTCTCACCGGTCATCGGGGTCATCCTCATGGTCGCGATTACGGTGATTCTGGCGGCCGTGATCGGCACATTCGTGCTCGGTCTCGGCGATCAGGTATCGAATACGAGTCCGCAGGCGAGCTTCACGTTCGACTTCGACGAGAGTGCAAGCCTTGGTAGTTCGGACTGTGGAGACATTTCAAGTTCAGGCGCTGGATCTAACGGCATCCTCACAATCACCCACGATGGTGGGGACGGTATCGAGGCAGGACAGATGAGCGTCTCCGTGGCATCCAGTACAGACCTGACAAGTTGCGGGTTCTCGGCCGGCGACACTGTTAGTGCTGGGACCTCATGGACGGCACAGGTTAACGGCGGTGACACTCTCCGCGTTACCTGGGAGTCCTCGAACGGCGGGGACACGGCCACCCTCGGCAAGTGGACTGGGCCGGCTGCGTAA
- a CDS encoding TRAM domain-containing protein has translation MEISDKLLCLFNADVEAEDDRFVVEVPRREVDTGAVEAGETYRVALISTEGEGTTEVEDTSEPSTAPDEPQPPVERGEIRYVEVEDLGKQGDGIARVERGYVIIVPGAEVGERVKIEITEVKSNFAVGEIIE, from the coding sequence ATGGAGATCTCCGACAAGTTGCTCTGTCTGTTCAACGCGGATGTCGAGGCCGAGGACGACCGGTTCGTCGTGGAGGTGCCACGGCGCGAGGTCGACACGGGTGCGGTCGAGGCGGGCGAGACCTATCGGGTCGCACTCATCAGCACCGAGGGGGAGGGGACCACCGAGGTCGAGGATACCTCGGAACCGTCGACGGCGCCCGACGAGCCCCAGCCGCCGGTCGAGCGCGGCGAGATCCGCTACGTCGAGGTCGAGGACCTGGGCAAGCAGGGCGACGGTATCGCGCGCGTCGAGCGCGGCTACGTCATCATCGTCCCCGGTGCCGAGGTCGGCGAGCGCGTCAAGATCGAGATCACCGAGGTCAAGTCGAACTTCGCGGTCGGCGAGATCATCGAGTAG